In Limanda limanda chromosome 21, fLimLim1.1, whole genome shotgun sequence, a genomic segment contains:
- the LOC133028204 gene encoding uncharacterized protein LOC133028204, translated as MTAAHCFSSTSTSGLQVSLGRQNLQGTNPNEESRSVSRIILHPKYDSDSSNNDIALLRLSSPVKFTDYVRPVCLAASDSVFNNGTDSWVTGWGNVKEGVSLSFPETLQEVEVPVLGNRQCNCLNGVGTVSDNMICAGVLAGGKDSCQGDSGGPMVNKQGSVWVQSGVVSFGFGCARPNLPGIYSRVSRYQSWINSIIRSDRPGFVQFTSSGLDADSSYTCPGLPPPLITTTTATGHSTEGPEATTTEAVSKTPSPDLTMSSAELCGITPLNTRIVGGEDAPPGSWPWQISLQMFGGHFCGGSLINREWVMTAAHCFSSTSGLQVSLGRQNLQGTNPNEESRGVSRIILHPKYDSDSSNNDIALLRLSSPVKFTDYVRPVCLAASDSVFNNGTDSWVTGWGNVKEGVSLSFPETLQEVEVPVLGNRQCNCLNGVGTVNDNMICAGVLAGGKDSCQGDSGGPMVNKQGSVWVQSGVVSFGFGCARPNLPGVYSRVSRYQSWINSIIRSDRPGFVQFTSSGLDADSSYTCPGLPPPLITTTTATGPSTEGPEATTTEAVSQTPMCGITPLNTRIVGGEDAPPGSWPWQISLQMFGGHFCGGSLINREWVMTAAHCFSSTSGLQVSLGRQNLQGTNPNEESRSVSRIILHPKYDSDSSNNDIALLRLSSPVKFTDYVRPVCLAASDSVFNNGTDSWVTGWGNVKEGVSLSFPETLQEVEVPVLGNRQCNCLNGVGTVNDNMICAGVLAGGKDSCQVSIFFDFKPVGHCVEDFVKYLVVSSFCPQGDSGGPMVNKQGSVWVQSGVVSFGFGCARPNLPGVYSRVSRYQSWINSIIRSDRPGFVQFTSSGLDADSSYTCPGLPPPLITTTTATGPSTEGPEATTTEAVSQTPSPDFTMSSAELCGITPLNTRIVGGEDAPPGSWPWQISLQMFGGHFCGGSLINREWVMTAAHCFSSTSGLQVSLGRQNLQGTNPNEESRSVSRIILHPKYDSDSSNNDIALLRLSSPVKFTDYVRPVCLAASDSVFNNGTDSWVTGWGNVKEGVSLSFPETLQEVEVPVLGNRQCNCLNGVGTVNDNMICAGVLAGGKDSCQVSIFFDFKPVGHCVEDFVKYLVVSSFCPQGDSGGPMVNKQGSVWVQSGVVSFGFGCARPNLPGVYSRVSRYQSWINSIIRSDRPGFVQFTSSGLDADSSYTCPGLPPPLITTTTATGPSTEGPEATTTEAVSQTPSPDFTMSSAELCGITPLNTRIVGGEDAPPGSWPWQISLQMFGGHFCGGSLINREWVMTAAHCFSSTSTSGLQVSLGRQNLQGTNPNEESRSVSRIILHPKYDSDSSNNDIALLRLSSPVKFTDYVRPVCLAASDSVFNNGTDSWVTGWGNVKEGGESASETLQEVEVPVLGNRQCNCLNGVGTVNDNMICAGVLAGGKDSCQVSIFFDFKPVGHCVEDFVKYLVVSSFCPQGDSGGPMVNKQGSVWVQSGVVSFGFGCARPNLPGVYSRVSRYQSWINSIIRSDRPGFVQFTSSGLDADSSYTCPGLPPPLITTTTATGHSTEGPEATTTEAVSKTPMCGITPLNTRIVGGEDAPPGSWPWQISLQMFGGHFCGGSLINREWVMTAAHCFSSTSTSGLQVSLGRQNLQGTNPNEESRSVSRIILHPKYDSDSSNNDIALLRLSSPVKFTDYVRPVCLAASDSVFNNGTDSWVTGWGNVKEGVSLSFPETLQEVEVPVLGNRQCNCLNGVGTVNDNMICAGVLAGGKDSCQGDSGGPMVNKQGSIWVQSGVVSFGFGCARPNLPGVYSRVSRYQSWINSIIRSDRPGFVQFTSSGLDTDSSYACPGLPPPLITTTTATFPSTEGPEATTTEAVSQTTIPDLTMSSASPTTASTTKPIILVTPTRPVCGKATLNSRAVGDSSVVLGGLWPWMVSLHKNGVFTCGGTFIADKFVLTSGQCFSTSSPNVLEWRVFLGQRLVGSSEEFEMSVGVVKITLSKFTGFNIALLQLEKPVSFTDYIQPVCLDSNNDRSFPVGSQCWVPGWGKDSKNGGADKAGSSLRDLETQVVNCGSVSDSDNICTYAVDLQEGDQGSPLLCKSDSSWFQAAVVTMSGNKSVRADIQSFAKTSRFGSFLKEIVGDMPPPLVTTTTSTGPSTEGPEATTTKAVSPTTSPDLTMSTAECGETALVSGGMHLQCSN; from the exons atgactgctgctcactgcttctcCAG CACAAGTACGTCTGGCTTGCAAGTTTCTCTCGGCCGTCAGAACCTGCAGGGCACAAACCCAAATGAGGAGtccagaagtgtttccagaatCATTTTGCATCCAAAGTATGACagcgacagcagcaacaacgaCATTGCTCTACTCAGACTCTCGTCACCAGTGAAATTCACTGACTACGTCAgacctgtgtgtctggcagccagtgacagtgtgttcaACAACGGTACAGATAGCTGGGTCACTGGCTGGGGCAACGTCAAGGAGGGAG TGTCATTATCGTTCCCTGAAACTCTACAAGAAGTGGAGGTTCCAGTTTTGGGCAACAGACAGTGTAACTGTCTCAATGGAGTCGGTACAGTCAGCGACAACATGATTTGTGCTGGTGTTCTGGCAGGAGGCAAAGACTCATGTCAG GGTGACTCAGGAGGTCCAATGGTGAACAAACAGGGCTCCGTCTGGGTCCAGTCTGGAgtagttagttttggttttggttgtgcACGGCCCAATTTGCCAGGAATTTACTCCAGAGTTTCCCGTTACCAGTCCTGGATCAACTCCATCATTCGCTCTGATAGGCCAGGATTCGTGCAGTTCACCTCCAGTGGACTGGATGCTGACAGCAGCTACACCTGTCCtggtctcccacctcctcttatTACAACCACTACTGCTACTGGTCATAGTACTGAAGGACCAGAAGCTACAACCACAGAAGCAGTATCTAAAACCCCAAGTCCCGACTTGACCATGTCAAGTGCTGAAT tgtgtggcaTCACTCCCCTGAACACCAGGATagttggaggagaagatgctccACCTGGAAGTTGGCCTTGGCAGATTAGTCTGCAGATGTTTGGCGGCCATTTTTGTGGTGGTTCCCTCATTAACAGAGAGTGGGTGatgactgctgctcactgcttctcCAG TACGTCTGGCTTGCAAGTTTCTCTCGGCCGTCAGAACCTGCAGGGCACAAACCCAAATGAGGAGTCCAGAGGTGTTTCCAGAATCATTTTGCATCCAAAGTATGACagcgacagcagcaacaacgaCATTGCTCTACTCAGACTCTCGTCACCAGTGAAATTCACTGACTACGTCAgacctgtgtgtctggcagccagtgacagtgtgttcaACAACGGTACAGATAGCTGGGTCACTGGCTGGGGCAACGTCAAGGAGGGAG TGTCATTATCGTTCCCTGAAACACTACAAGAAGTGGAGGTTCCAGTTTTGGGCAACAGACAGTGTAACTGTCTCAATGGAGTCGGTACAGTCAACGACAACATGATTTGTGCTGGTGTTCTGGCAGGAGGCAAAGACTCATGTCAG GGTGACTCAGGAGGTCCAATGGTGAACAAACAGGGCTCCGTCTGGGTCCAGTCTGGAgtagttagttttggttttggttgtgctcggcccaatctGCCAGGAGTTTACTCCAGAGTTTCCCGTTACCAGTCCTGGATCAACTCCATCATTCGCTCTGATAGGCCAGGATTCGTGCAGTTCACCTCCAGTGGACTGGATGCTGACAGCAGCTACACCTGTCCtggtctcccacctcctcttatTACAACCACTACTGCTACTGGTCCTAGTACTGAAGGACCAGAAGCGACAACAACAGAAGCAGTATCTCAAACCCCAA tgtgtggcaTCACTCCCCTGAACACCAGGATAGTTGGCGGAGAAGATGCTCCACCTGGAAGTTGGCCTTGGCAGATTAGTCTGCAGATGTTTGGTGGCCATTTTTGTGGTGGTTCCCTCATTAACAGAGAGTGGGTGatgactgctgctcactgcttctcCAG TACGTCTGGCTTGCAAGTTTCTCTCGGCCGTCAGAACCTGCAGGGCACAAACCCAAATGAGGAGtccagaagtgtttccagaatCATTTTGCATCCAAAGTATGACagcgacagcagcaacaacgaCATTGCTCTACTCAGACTCTCGTCACCAGTGAAATTCACTGACTACGTCAgacctgtgtgtctggcagccagtgacagtgtgttcaACAACGGTACAGATAGCTGGGTCACTGGCTGGGGCAACGTCAAGGAGGGAG TGTCATTATCGTTCCCTGAAACACTACAAGAAGTGGAGGTTCCAGTTTTGGGCAACAGACAGTGTAACTGTCTCAATGGAGTCGGTACAGTCAACGACAACATGATTTGTGCTGGTGTTCTGGCAGGAGGCAAAGACTCATGTCAGGTGAgcatcttttttgattttaaacctGTTGGTCATTGTGTTGAGGACTTTGTGAAATACTTAGTCGTGTCCTCTTTTTGTCCTCAGGGTGACTCAGGAGGTCCAATGGTGAACAAACAGGGCTCCGTCTGGGTCCAGTCTGGAgtagttagttttggttttggttgtgctcggcccaatctGCCAGGAGTTTACTCCAGAGTTTCCCGTTACCAGTCCTGGATCAACTCCATCATTCGCTCTGATAGGCCAGGATTCGTGCAGTTCACCTCCAGTGGACTGGATGCTGACAGCAGCTACACCTGTCCtggtctcccacctcctcttatTACAACCACTACTGCTACTGGTCCTAGTACTGAAGGACCAGAAGCGACAACAACAGAAGCAGTATCTCAAACCCCAAGTCCCGACTTTACCATGTCAAGTGCTGAAT tgtgtggcaTCACTCCCCTGAACACCAGGATagttggaggagaagatgctccACCTGGAAGTTGGCCTTGGCAGATTAGTCTGCAGATGTTTGGCGGCCATTTTTGTGGTGGTTCCCTCATTAACAGAGAGTGGGTGatgactgctgctcactgcttctcCAG TACGTCTGGCTTGCAAGTTTCTCTCGGCCGTCAGAACCTGCAGGGCACAAACCCAAATGAGGAGtccagaagtgtttccagaatCATTTTGCATCCAAAGTATGACagcgacagcagcaacaacgaCATTGCTCTACTCAGACTCTCGTCACCAGTGAAATTCACTGACTACGTCAgacctgtgtgtctggcagccagtgacagtgtgttcaACAACGGTACAGATAGCTGGGTCACTGGCTGGGGCAACGTCAAGGAGGGAG TGTCATTATCGTTCCCTGAAACACTACAAGAAGTGGAGGTTCCAGTTTTGGGCAACAGACAGTGTAACTGTCTCAATGGAGTCGGTACAGTCAACGACAACATGATTTGTGCTGGTGTTCTGGCAGGAGGCAAAGACTCATGTCAGGTGAgcatcttttttgattttaaacctGTTGGTCATTGTGTTGAGGACTTTGTGAAATACTTAGTTGTGTCCTCTTTTTGTCCTCAGGGTGACTCAGGAGGTCCAATGGTGAACAAACAGGGCTCCGTCTGGGTCCAGTCTGGAgtagttagttttggttttggttgtgctcggcccaatctGCCAGGAGTTTACTCCAGAGTTTCCCGTTACCAGTCCTGGATCAACTCCATCATTCGCTCTGATAGGCCAGGATTCGTGCAGTTCACCTCCAGTGGACTGGATGCTGACAGCAGCTACACCTGTCCtggtctcccacctcctcttatTACAACCACTACTGCTACTGGTCCTAGTACTGAAGGACCAGAAGCGACAACAACAGAAGCAGTATCTCAAACCCCAAGTCCCGACTTTACCATGTCAAGTGCTGAAT tgtgtggcaTCACTCCCCTGAACACCAGGATagttggaggagaagatgctccACCTGGAAGTTGGCCTTGGCAGATTAGTCTGCAGATGTTTGGCGGCCATTTTTGTGGTGGTTCCCTCATTAACAGAGAGTGGGTGatgactgctgctcactgcttctcCAG CACAAGTACGTCTGGCTTGCAAGTTTCTCTCGGCCGTCAGAACCTGCAGGGCACAAACCCAAATGAGGAGtccagaagtgtttccagaatCATTTTGCATCCAAAGTATGACagcgacagcagcaacaacgaCATTGCTCTACTCAGACTCTCGTCACCAGTGAAATTCACTGACTACGTCAGACCAGTGTGTCTGGCAGccagtgacagtgtgttcaACAACGGTACAGATAGCTGGGTCACTGGCTGGGGCAACGTCAAGGAGGGAGGTGAGTCTGCTT CTGAAACTCTACAAGAAGTGGAGGTTCCAGTTTTGGGCAACAGACAGTGTAACTGTCTCAATGGAGTCGGTACAGTCAACGACAACATGATTTGTGCTGGTGTTCTGGCAGGAGGCAAAGACTCATGTCAGGTGAgcatcttttttgattttaaacctGTTGGTCATTGCGTTGAGGACTTTGTGAAATACTTAGTCGTGTCCTCTTTTTGTCCTCAGGGTGACTCAGGAGGTCCAATGGTGAACAAACAGGGCTCCGTCTGGGTCCAGTCTGGAgtagttagttttggttttggttgtgctcggcccaatctGCCAGGAGTTTACTCCAGAGTTTCCCGTTACCAGTCCTGGATCAACTCCATCATTCGCTCTGATAGGCCAGGATTCGTGCAGTTCACCTCCAGTGGACTGGATGCTGACAGCAGCTACACCTGTCCtggtctcccacctcctcttatTACAACCACTACTGCTACTGGTCATAGTACTGAAGGACCAGAAGCTACAACCACAGAAGCAGTATCTAAAACCCCAA tgtgtggcaTCACTCCCCTGAACACCAGGATagttggaggagaagatgctccACCTGGAAGTTGGCCTTGGCAGATTAGTCTGCAGATGTTTGGCGGCCATTTTTGTGGTGGTTCCCTCATTAACAGAGAGTGGGTGatgactgctgctcactgcttctcCAG CACAAGTACGTCTGGCTTGCAAGTTTCTCTCGGCCGTCAGAACCTGCAGGGCACAAACCCAAATGAGGAGtccagaagtgtttccagaatCATTTTGCATCCAAAGTATGACagcgacagcagcaacaacgaCATTGCTCTACTCAGACTCTCGTCACCAGTGAAATTCACTGACTACGTCAgacctgtgtgtctggcagccagtgacagtgtgttcaACAACGGTACAGATAGCTGGGTCACTGGCTGGGGCAACGTCAAGGAGGGAG TGTCATTATCGTTCCCTGAAACTCTACAAGAAGTGGAGGTTCCAGTTTTGGGCAACAGACAGTGTAACTGTCTCAATGGAGTCGGTACAGTCAACGACAACATGATTTGTGCTGGTGTTCTGGCAGGAGGCAAAGACTCATGTCAG GGTGACTCAGGAGGTCCAATGGTGAACAAACAGGGCTCCATCTGGGTCCAGTCTGGAgtagttagttttggttttggttgtgctcggcccaatctGCCAGGGGTTTACTCCAGAGTGTCCCGTTACCAGTCCTGGATTAACTCCATCATTCGCTCTGATAGGCCAGGATTCGTCCAGTTCACCTCTAGTGGGTTGGATACTGATAGCAGCTACGCCTGTCCTGgcctcccacctcctcttatTACAACCACCACTGCAACTTTTCCTAGTACTGAAGGACCAGAAGCTACAACCACCGAAGCAGTGTCTCAAACCACAATACCTGACTTGACCATGTCAAGTGCTTCCCCAACCACTGCATCTACAACAAAGCCAATTATCTTAGTGACTCCTACAA GACCAGTGTGTGGCAAAGCTACCTTAAACAGTCGTGCTGTAGGTGACAGCAGTGTTGTTCTTGGAGGATTGTGGCCCTGGATGGTGAGCCTCCACAAAAACGGGGTCTTTACATGTGGAGGAACCTTCATCGCTGATAAGTTTGTCCTCACCTCCGGCCAGTGCTTCTCCAC CTCCAGTCCAAATGTTCTCGAGTGGAGAGTGTTTCTTGGCCAGCGACTTGTGGGCAGTTCTGAAGAGTTTGAGATGTCTGTGGGTGTTGTGAAGATTACCCTGAGTAAATTTACAGGCTTTAACATTGCTTTACTACAGCTGGAGAAACCCGTCAGCTTCACAGATTATATCCAGCCTGTGTGTCTGGATAGCAACAATGACAGATCCTTCCCCGTTGGTAGTCAATGCTGGGTGCCAGGCTGGGGGAAGGACAGTAAGAATGGAG GTGCTGACAAAGCTGGCTCAAGTCTGCGAGACCTTGAAACTCAAGTGGTAAACTGTGGGAGCGTTTCTGATTCGGACAACATTTGCACTTATGCCGTAGACCTTCAAGAG GGGGATCAGGGCAGCCCTCTGCTCTGTAAATCAGACTCCTCTTGGTTCCAGGCGGCCGTTGTCACAATGAGTGGGAATAAATCTGTCCGGGCAGATATTCAGTCATTTGCCAAAACCTCAAGATTCGGGTCATTCTTAAAGGAGATAGTTGGTGATatgcctcctcctcttgttaCAACAACTACTTCTACTGGTCCTAGTACTGAAGGACCAGAAGCTACAACCACCAAAGCAGTATCTCCAACCACAAGTCCCGACTTGACCATGTCAACTGCTGAAT GtggtgaaactgcactggtcagtggaggcatGCATTTACAGTGTAGTAATTAG
- the LOC133028203 gene encoding transmembrane protease serine 9-like, which translates to MFGGHFCGGSLINREWVMTAAHCFSSTSTSGLQVSLGRQNLQGTNPNEESRSVSRIILHPNYDSDSSNNDIALLRLSSPVKFTDHIRPVCLAASDSVFNNGTDSWVTGWGNVKEGVSLSFPETLQEVEVPVLGNRQCNCLNGVGTVNDNMICAGVLAGGKDSCQGDSGGPMVNKQGSVWVQSGVVSFGFGCARPNLPGVYSRVSRYQSWINSIIGSDRPGFVQFTSSGLDADSSYTCPGLPTIPDLTMSSASPTTVSTTTPISLVTPTMCGKATLNSRAVGDSSVVFGGLWPWMVSLHKNGVFTCGGTLIADKFVLTSGQCFSTSSSNVLEWRVFLGQRLVGSSEEFEMSVGVVNIILSKFTGFNIAVLQLEKPVSFTDYIQPVCLDSNNDRSFPVGSQCWVPGWGMGSKNGGADKAGSSLRDLETQVVNCGSVSDSDNICTYAIDLQEGDQGSPLLCKSDSSWFQAAVVTISGNKSVRADIQSFAKTSRFGSFLKETVGDMPSPAASTTANAAEKAFSFLFSFAVVITSMFLL; encoded by the exons ATGTTTGGCGGCCATTTTTGTGGTGGTTCCCTCATTAACAGAGAGTGGGTGatgactgctgctcactgcttctcCAG CACAAGTACGTCTGGCTTGCAAGTTTCTCTCGGCCGTCAGAACCTGCAGGGCACAAACCCAAACGAAGAGtccagaagtgtttccagaatCATTTTGCATCCAAACTATGACagcgacagcagcaacaacgaCATTGCTCTACTCAGACTCTCGTCACCAGTGAAATTCACTGACCACATCAgacctgtgtgtctggcagccagtgacagtgtgttcaACAACGGTACAGATAGCTGGGTCACTGGCTGGGGCAACGTCAAGGAGGGAG TGTCATTATCGTTCCCTGAAACTCTACAAGAAGTGGAGGTTCCAGTTTTGGGCAACAGACAGTGTAACTGTCTCAATGGAGTCGGTACAGTCAACGACAACATGATTTGTGCTGGTGTTCTGGCAGGAGGCAAAGACTCATGTCAG GGTGACTCAGGAGGTCCAATGGTGAACAAACAGGGCTCCGTCTGGGTCCAGTCTGGAgtagttagttttggttttggttgtgctcggcccaatctGCCAGGAGTATACTCCAGAGTTTCCCGTTACCAGTCCTGGATCAACTCCATCATCGGCTCTGATAGGCCAGGATTCGTCCAGTTCACCTCCAGTGGACTGGATGCTGACAGCAGCTACACCTGTCCtggtctcc CCACAATACCTGATTTGACCATGTCAAGTGCTTCCCCAACAACTGTATCTACAACAACGCCAATTAGCTTAGTGACTCCTACAA TGTGTGGCAAAGCTACATTAAACAGTCGTGCTGTGGGCGACAGCAGTGTTGTTTTTGGAGGATTGTGGCCCTGGATGGTGAGCCTCCACAAAAACGGGGTTTTTACATGTGGAGGAACCCTCATCGCTGATAAGTTTGTCCTCACCTCCGGCCAGTGCTTCTCCAC CTCCAGTTCAAATGTTCTCGAGTGGAGAGTGTTTCTTGGCCAGCGACTTGTGGGCAGTTCTGAAGAGTTTGAGATGTCTGTGGGTGTTGTGAATATTATCCTGAGTAAATTTACAGGCTTTAACATCGCTGTACTACAGCTGGAGAAACCCGTCAGCTTCACAGATTATATCCAGCCTGTGTGTCTGGATAGCAACAATGACAGATCCTTCCCCGTTGGTAGTCAATGCTGGGTGCCAGGCTGGGGGATGGGCAGTAAGAATGGAG GTGCTGACAAAGCTGGCTCAAGTCTGCGAGACCTTGAAACTCAAGTGGTAAACTGTGGGAGCGTTTCTGATTCGGACAACATTTGCACTTATGCCATAGACCTTCAAGAG gGGGATCAGGGCAGCCCTCTGCTCTGCAAATCAGACTCCTCTTGGTTCCAGGCGGCCGTTGTCACAATAAGTGGGAATAAATCCGTGCGGGCAGATATTCAGTCATTTGCCAAAACCTCAAGATTCGGGTCATTCTTAAAGGAGACAGTTGGTGATATGCCATCTCCTGCAGCGTCTACAACAGCAAATGCAGCAGAAAAAgcattttcctttctctttagTTTTGCTGTTGTTATTACCTCCATGTTCCTGTTGTAA